A stretch of Hoplias malabaricus isolate fHopMal1 chromosome 10, fHopMal1.hap1, whole genome shotgun sequence DNA encodes these proteins:
- the rbis gene encoding ribosomal biogenesis factor — translation MAKNKPKDKKKLNVFQVANKQVKPKTKTKPVKTCLKHIKALKNEKVENLNQIFSDVQRDMKSVSKSTAPEPKGKTMVVKQKPQEAVNVDSAAQLFSQL, via the exons ATGGCTAAAAATAAACCGAAGGATAAAAAAAAGCTGAACGTGTTTCAGGTGGCCAACAAACAGGTCAAGCCCAAGACCAAAACAAAGCCTGTAAAGACTTGTTTAAAACAT ATAAAAGCCCTGAAGAATGAAAAAGTGGAGAACCTCAATCAGATCTTCTCAGATGTTCAGAGGGATATGAAAAGTGTTTCCAAATCTACAGCTCCAGAACCAAAAGGAAAAACTATG GTTGTCAAGCAGAAACCACAGGAAGCTGTGAACGTGGATAGTGCCGCCCAGCTTTTCTCTCAGTTGTAG
- the fbxo45 gene encoding F-box/SPRY domain-containing protein 1 gives MSCAVAVSGATAVAAQGCGALGFGSGGSGIAARLPSRVLEHIFSYLDLADLSTCSLVCWHWNNCLSDENSEVWRSLCARQLSEEALRSDILCNIPSYKGKLKAFQHALSSHDCSRNVYVKKNGFTLHRNPIAQSTDGARGKIGFMEGRHAWEIWWEGPLGTVAVIGIATKRAPMQCQGYVALLGSDDQSWGWNLVDNNLLHNGEVNGNFPQCNNAPKYQIGERIRVILDMDDKTLAFERGFEFLGVAFRGLPKTCLFPAVSAVYGNTEVTMVYLGKPLDG, from the exons ATGTCCTGCGCTGTGGCCGTGTCCGGCGCCACGGCGGTGGCTGCTCAGGGCTGCGGTGCACTCGGGTTCGGTTCCGGTGGTTCTGGAATTGCGGCCAGGCTGCCAAGCCGCGTTCTGGAGCATATATTCTCCTATCTGGACCTGGCGGATCTTAGCACGTGTTCGCTAGTCTGTTGGCATTGGAACAACTGCCTGTCGGACGAGAACAGCGAGGTGTGGCGGAGCCTGTGCGCCCGGCAGCTCAGCGAAGAGGCTCTGCGCTCAGACATCCTCTGTAACATACCCTCGTACAAGGGAAAG CTAAAGGCTTTCCAGCATGCTCTAAGCTCCCATGACTGCTCGAGGAATGTGTATGTGAAGAAAAACGGTTTCACCCTCCACCGTAACCCTATTGCCCAAAGCACAGATGGAGCTCGTGGTAAAATCGGTTTCATGGAGGGAAGGCATGCTTGGGAGATCTGGTGGGAGGGCCCTCTTGGCACTGTGGCAGTGATTGGCATTGCCACCAAGAGGGCACCTATGCAGTGTCAAGGTTATGTAGCTCTTCTGGGCAGCGATGACCAGAGCTGGGGTTGGAATCTGGTAGATAATAACCTGCTGCACAATGGTGAGGTCAATGGCAACTTCCCACAATGCAACAATGCACCCAAATACCAG ataGGGGAGAGAATACGTGTGATTCTGGACATGGATGACAAGACACTGGCGTTTGAGCGAGGGTTCGAGTTTCTGGGTGTGGCGTTCAGGGGGCTTCCCAAGACTTGCCTCTTCCCAGCGGTTTCAGCTGTTTACGGCAACACTGAAGTTACTATGGTCTACCTGGGAAAACCTTTGGATGGCTGA
- the nrros gene encoding transforming growth factor beta activator LRRC33, giving the protein MPVFSVLSTLLFFILMPVPRALGYPTISPCRLNQGTALCNSYGFSSVPSDLPQQIEELFLNQNFVLMLQNGCLSKYPSLRLFSCASNSLRQVEEGAFSKSPLIERLYLADNELHNGHKQFAQSLRSLTNLRTLDLSRNGLTEDMVSDMLQNLTTLEFLYLSGNILLRIDETTFRDVHQLKELNLERNLLFEIDGAFDHLKKLQRINLAFNSLPCLVKFEMTQLTVLNASHNLIEWFITNSDLAETFQLETLDLSNNKLLFFPFLPTHNRIKSLLLANNQIGFYSHLAVYNSSNWTTSIDYYNVGKNASNITADLWDERLHGNMSSVELLDLSGNQLRYFPEGFLQKMPNLYWLRIRSNCLESFNLTADMPTTLYELDVSNNRLTDLYAQASSASELSNLTHLNLSLNDIQNLPPRVFTTLPSLSTVDVSYNTIGVCHPSEVNNSDSEVCAVWTNLSSLKQLYIAGCSIQNLPPLAFKGTPLTHLDLSNNPDLLKYRLDKDSLSGLSETLQHLGLSNTGLEHFDFSPYKHLTFLNVSRNLIWEIPKSLTTLNLKLLDLRHNLLSTIQPEYATALAKRVQVVYMYGNAFNCCQLEWYRTFKESKAIQVMDFAEVTCIDLGNQRQKAGLFDSAHCGGSSSVESFFWYILLFLTVCLSLVGIAFIYFLTFRPTVLPRAIKKKCWRHTPY; this is encoded by the exons ATGCCGGTCTTCAGCGTACTCTCCACACTGctgttctttattttaatgCCTGTGCCACGAGCCCTTGGCTATCCAACGATCTCCCCCTGCAGACTG AATCAAGGCACAGCTCTGTGTAACAGCTATGGCTTCTCTTCAGTTCCAAGTGACTTGCCACAACAAATAGAAGAGCTATTCTTAAATCAGAACTTCGTCTTAATGCTACAGAATGGTTGTCTCTCAAAGTATCCTTCCCTTCGCTTATTTAGCTGTGCAAGCAACAGTTTAAGGCAAGTCGAAGAGGGGGCCTTCTCCAAGTCACCACTGATAGAGAGACTCTATCTGGCTGACAACGAGCTTCACAATGGGCACAAGCAATTTGCCCAGTCTCTGAGATCTTTGACCAATCTAAGAACTCTGGATCTATCTAGAAATGGGCTTACAGAGGACATGGTTTCTGATATGCTACAGAACCTCACGACTCTCGAGTTCCTGTATCTCTCTGGGAACATTCTGCTCAGGATAGACGAGACTACGTTTAGAGATGTTCATCAGCTGAAGGAACTAAACCTAGAGAGAAATCTGCTGTTTGAAATAGATGGGGCGTTTGATCACCTAAAGAAACTCCAACGGATTAACTTGGCCTTCAACTCTTTGCCGTGTTTGGTAAAGTTTGAAATGACTCAGCTGACTGTACTGAATGCCAGCCACAATCTCATAGAGTGGTTCATAACCAACTCTGACCTTGCAGAGACCTTTCAGCTGGAGACGCTGGATCTATCCAATAACAAGCTCTTGTTTTTCCCGTTCCTTCCCACCCACAATCGCATTAAGTCACTGCTTCTGGCAAATAACCAGATTGGCTTTTACAGTCATCTCGCAGTTTACAATTCTTCAAACTGGACCACCAGTATAGATTACTACAATGTGGGCAAAAACGCCAGCAACATTACAGCAGACCTCTGGGATGAGAGACTCCACGGAAATATGTCTTCTGTGGAATTGTTGGATCTCAGTGGGAACCAGCTGAGATACTTCcctgagggtttcctccagaaaATGCCTAACCTCTACTGGCTGAGGATTAGGAGCAACTGCTTAGAATCCTTCAATCTGACAGCTGACATGCCTACCACCCTTTACGAACTGGACGTGAGCAACAATAGACTTACGGACCTGTATGCACAGGCAAGCTCAGCCAGTGAACTTAGCAACCTTACACATCTCAACTTGAGCTTAAATGATATCCAAAATCTTCCCCCTAGAGTTTTTACTACCCTTCCTAGTCTCAGCACTGTGGACGTTAGCTATAACACAATAGGGGTTTGCCATCCAAGTGAGGTCAATAATTCAGACTCTGAAGTTTGTGCTGTTTGGACAAATCTTTCTTCCTTAAAACAACTCTACATTGCTGGATGTAGCATACAGAATCTGCCGCCTTTGGCTTTTAAAGGTACACCACTAACGCACCTTGATTTGAGCAACAACCCAGACTTGCTTAAGTATAGGCTTGACAAAGATTCCTTATCAGGTCTCAGTGAGACCTTGCAGCACCTGGGACTGAGCAACACAGGCCTGGAACACTTTGATTTCTCACCGTATAAACACTTGACTTTTTTGAACGTCTCCAGGAACTTGATATGGGAGATTCCAAAATCTCTAACAACTCTTAATTTGAAGCTTTTGGACTTGAGGCATAACCTGCTCTCAACCATCCAACCGGAGTATGCGACTGCACTTGCGAAAAGGGTTCAGGTTGTCTATATGTACGGAAATGCTTTCAATTGCTGCCAGTTAGAGTGGTACAGGACATTTAAGGAATCTAAAGCCATCCAAGTTATGGATTTTGCAGAGGTTACATGTATAGACCTAGGCAATCAGAGACAAAAAGCAGGCCTTTTTGACTCTGCTCATTGTGGGGGCAGCAGCTCAGTGGAATCTTTTTTCTGGTACATTCTGCTCTTTTTGACCGTTTGCCTGTCCCTGGTGGGCATTGCTTTCATTTATTTCCTCACCTTCAGGCCCACAGTGTTGCCTCGCgcaattaaaaagaaatgttggaGGCACACCCCATACTAA